The following coding sequences are from one Streptococcus sp. NPS 308 window:
- a CDS encoding Rgg family transcriptional regulator, with translation MDTLDSSIQLTDNEILQLTDYLFKVKNGSYYKLILLKNYAITTKYTLFFLLIKEMAERLYLFIT, from the coding sequence ATGGATACACTAGATAGCAGCATACAACTTACAGATAATGAAATACTTCAATTAACGGATTATCTGTTCAAAGTCAAAAATGGAAGCTATTATAAACTCATACTACTTAAAAATTATGCTATAACTACTAAGTACACTTTATTTTTCCTATTAATAAAAGAAATGGCCGAGCGATTATATCTATTCATCACTTAA
- a CDS encoding MFS transporter codes for MRTEIKSNKLSKSFLKFLTAQVFIILAGILLDMVLILFVYQMSQSLFDTSMILVVGSISRILGSILLSNIFDKISAKWIMLGALIAKVFIIILLICSYRYIYIVLISKFLLSLLDSAISPAQGVLLADIIKEDRIRLNGIFYTVIQVFQTATWTFGIPFVLFLNPFAAFCVIILMITISLWLLKKIDTKDRVQTNLLPYFERLKQGWYDLFHITELWNITIMDTCESIANVIWTQTFLLFFTTSFLNLSEEWWGFQGAAYFVGSIVGGIISIRYSKYISQFGGKVIFFSSLVVAIFTGIYAFNKVAFLALVINFFIGIPYQIRDLVQQSLIQEKSPTYSIGRVFSLRQLILTITSSGSLAIFSYLSSRIGIQAVYLIATIIYAIVTIWILLNRKIIKFKIEEQ; via the coding sequence GTGAGAACAGAAATAAAAAGTAATAAACTTAGTAAGTCATTTTTAAAGTTTCTAACAGCCCAAGTATTTATTATTCTTGCTGGAATATTGTTAGATATGGTTTTAATTCTCTTTGTATATCAAATGAGTCAATCGCTATTTGATACAAGTATGATTCTAGTTGTTGGATCTATTTCACGAATATTAGGAAGTATTCTACTTTCAAATATTTTTGACAAGATTTCAGCAAAGTGGATTATGCTAGGAGCATTGATAGCCAAAGTTTTTATTATTATACTACTCATATGTTCTTATAGATATATATATATTGTGTTAATATCAAAATTTTTATTGAGTTTATTAGATAGCGCTATTTCTCCTGCGCAAGGTGTATTGCTTGCAGATATAATTAAAGAGGATAGAATTCGTTTAAATGGTATTTTCTATACTGTCATTCAAGTATTTCAAACTGCTACTTGGACATTTGGAATACCTTTTGTTCTATTCCTTAATCCTTTTGCGGCATTTTGTGTGATTATTTTGATGATTACTATATCCTTGTGGCTCTTGAAGAAAATAGATACAAAAGATAGAGTGCAAACGAATTTACTCCCTTATTTTGAGAGATTGAAGCAGGGATGGTATGATTTGTTCCATATTACTGAATTGTGGAATATAACCATTATGGACACATGTGAATCAATTGCTAATGTGATTTGGACGCAAACTTTTCTATTATTTTTCACGACGAGTTTTTTGAACTTATCAGAGGAATGGTGGGGATTTCAAGGAGCTGCTTACTTTGTAGGTTCGATTGTAGGAGGAATTATAAGCATTAGATACTCTAAGTATATTTCTCAGTTTGGGGGAAAAGTTATCTTTTTTTCATCACTTGTGGTTGCTATTTTTACAGGTATATACGCTTTTAATAAAGTAGCTTTCTTGGCTCTTGTTATTAACTTTTTCATTGGAATTCCGTATCAAATTAGAGATTTGGTGCAACAATCATTAATACAAGAGAAGTCCCCTACTTATTCGATAGGACGTGTTTTTTCTCTAAGGCAATTAATATTAACGATTACTTCATCTGGCTCTTTGGCAATATTTAGCTATTTAAGTAGTCGGATTGGTATACAGGCTGTTTACCTGATTGCAACTATTATATACGCTATCGTAACTATTTGGATATTATTAAATAGAAAAATCATTAAATTTAAAATTGAGGAGCAATGA
- a CDS encoding toll/interleukin-1 receptor domain-containing protein produces MIFLCFSIKDRETIAEKILNHLLSFGFEVWYDRKDIFLGDNRFDVNLKNGAGGSNIKYAVIIISESFQKGDYCNRELNILWQRKLKNEVSIFPIFYNMPINQIPKNFQFLLEFVCKFISNSDESIFTAYHIVSKITDDLLTKTYDKTFQYYANNCQDNYITEIIILYLSMDRSNYNSKMTILYLLYTYIKSTKDFSQIPSYYYFGFEKLYSFTKLNINTDLRELQILENLSLLLLNSFYK; encoded by the coding sequence GTGATTTTTCTATGTTTCAGTATAAAGGATAGAGAGACAATTGCCGAAAAAATATTAAATCATCTATTAAGTTTTGGATTTGAGGTTTGGTATGACAGAAAAGACATTTTTTTAGGTGACAATAGATTCGATGTCAACTTAAAGAATGGAGCAGGTGGCAGTAACATTAAATATGCTGTTATAATTATAAGTGAAAGTTTCCAAAAAGGAGATTACTGCAACAGAGAATTAAATATTCTATGGCAACGTAAATTAAAGAATGAGGTATCTATATTCCCAATATTTTACAATATGCCTATTAATCAAATCCCCAAAAACTTTCAATTTCTTTTAGAATTTGTATGTAAATTTATTTCTAATAGTGATGAAAGCATATTTACTGCATATCACATTGTTTCAAAAATCACAGATGATTTATTGACGAAAACATACGATAAGACATTCCAATATTATGCAAATAATTGTCAAGACAACTATATAACCGAAATAATTATTCTATATTTATCTATGGATAGAAGTAATTACAATTCTAAAATGACAATACTATATTTACTTTATACGTATATTAAATCGACGAAGGATTTCTCTCAAATTCCTAGTTACTATTATTTTGGCTTTGAAAAATTATATTCATTCACAAAGTTAAATATCAATACAGATTTAAGGGAACTACAAATTTTAGAAAATTTATCTCTTTTACTGCTAAATTCATTTTATAAATAA
- a CDS encoding DUF5965 family protein produces MTIIERLEEKVTRQESKVARETEKLAAYKEQLETAMFATFKRRQSISHMSFEEALDHAFGKERQFDDSEFRKDEMSE; encoded by the coding sequence ATGACCATAATCGAGCGCTTAGAAGAAAAGGTCACTAGGCAAGAAAGCAAGGTAGCAAGAGAGACAGAAAAACTCGCTGCTTACAAAGAACAACTGGAGACAGCGATGTTTGCGACGTTCAAAAGGCGTCAAAGCATCAGTCACATGAGTTTTGAAGAAGCTCTTGACCATGCCTTTGGTAAAGAAAGACAATTCGATGATTCTGAATTTAGAAAGGATGAAATGAGTGAATGA
- the pezT gene encoding type II toxin-antitoxin system toxin PezT yields the protein MEIQDYTDSEFKHALARNLRSLTRGKKSSKQPIAILLGGQSGAGKTTIHRIKQKEFQGNIVIIDGDSFRSQHPHYLELQQEYGKDSVEYTKDFAGKMVESLVTELSQLGYNLLIEGTLRTVDVPKKTTQLLKNKGYEVQLALIATKPELSYLSTLIRYEELYAINPNQARATPKEHHDFIVYHLVDNTRQLEELAIFERIQIYQRDRSCVYDSGEDIISAAKVLQEYLFGKWSKVEEEMLKVGEERLEDLTNRNDC from the coding sequence GTGGAAATCCAAGATTATACTGATAGTGAATTCAAACATGCTCTAGCACGGAATCTTCGTTCACTGACAAGAGGAAAAAAGTCCAGTAAACAACCTATAGCGATTTTGCTTGGAGGGCAAAGTGGTGCCGGTAAGACTACAATTCATCGTATTAAACAGAAAGAATTTCAAGGAAATATTGTTATCATAGATGGTGATAGTTTTCGTTCTCAGCATCCACACTATTTAGAACTGCAGCAAGAATATGGCAAAGATAGTGTTGAATACACCAAAGATTTTGCAGGTAAAATGGTAGAGTCTTTAGTAACAGAATTGAGTCAATTGGGATACAATCTTTTGATCGAGGGAACTTTACGAACAGTTGATGTTCCAAAGAAAACCACACAACTCTTGAAAAATAAGGGATATGAAGTACAATTAGCCTTGATTGCGACAAAGCCAGAGTTATCCTATCTCAGTACCTTAATCCGATACGAAGAACTGTACGCTATCAATCCAAATCAAGCACGCGCAACTCCAAAAGAACATCATGATTTCATTGTATATCATCTAGTTGATAATACACGACAATTGGAAGAATTGGCTATCTTTGAAAGAATTCAAATTTATCAACGAGATAGAAGTTGTGTATATGATTCAGGAGAAGATATAATTTCAGCAGCAAAAGTGCTACAAGAATACCTCTTCGGAAAATGGAGCAAGGTAGAGGAAGAGATGTTGAAGGTGGGAGAAGAAAGATTGGAAGATTTAACTAATCGAAATGATTGTTAG
- a CDS encoding helix-turn-helix domain-containing protein, whose amino-acid sequence MKFNLGKTLRKIRKGKQISISSVADEHLSKSQISRFERGESEISCGRLINILDKLNISLEEFLIIHNNDFGKCENFMNLIKHIREDYTLHRVISLKNTLYCNSDLTDFDRTMLKSIIYTLDSSHKPTDEELLKLTDYLFKIENWGYYEIILLGNCVRTIEYSSYFLLTKEMLKNYIYSSLNKTNKKLVTQLAINCLIASIDVKKYNNCRFLIKEISRLLDNELNYYEQTVFLYAQGYLEFAQGAQSGISKMRDALQIFDILNESSIKKQYEDHLSSLIDK is encoded by the coding sequence ATGAAATTCAATTTAGGAAAAACCCTTCGAAAAATTCGTAAAGGAAAACAAATTAGCATTAGTTCTGTCGCTGATGAACATTTATCAAAATCACAAATTTCTAGATTTGAGAGAGGGGAATCTGAGATATCTTGTGGTAGGTTAATAAATATTCTTGATAAACTTAATATATCATTAGAAGAATTTTTGATAATCCATAATAACGATTTTGGAAAATGTGAAAACTTTATGAATCTTATAAAACATATTCGTGAAGATTATACCCTACATCGTGTTATATCACTCAAGAATACACTATATTGTAATAGCGATTTAACAGACTTTGATAGGACAATGTTAAAATCAATTATATATACTCTTGATAGCTCTCATAAACCTACTGACGAGGAATTATTAAAATTAACAGATTATCTTTTCAAAATAGAAAATTGGGGTTATTACGAAATAATATTACTAGGAAACTGTGTCCGAACCATAGAGTATTCTTCTTATTTTTTACTAACTAAAGAAATGTTGAAAAATTATATATACTCCTCTTTAAATAAAACAAATAAAAAATTAGTAACCCAACTTGCTATTAACTGTTTAATTGCAAGTATAGATGTTAAGAAATACAACAATTGTAGATTTTTAATCAAAGAAATATCTAGATTACTAGATAACGAACTCAATTATTATGAACAAACTGTATTCTTATATGCTCAAGGATACCTCGAATTTGCACAAGGAGCTCAATCTGGAATATCCAAAATGAGAGATGCATTACAGATTTTTGATATTCTAAACGAGAGTTCAATAAAAAAACAGTACGAGGATCATCTTTCCTCACTTATTGATAAATAA
- the pezA gene encoding type II toxin-antitoxin system antitoxin PezA, producing MIGKNIKSLRKTHDLTQPEFARIVGISRNSLSRYENGTSSVSTELIDIICQKFNVSYVDIVGEDKMLNPVEDYELTLKIEIVKERGANLLSRLYRYQDSQGICIDDESNPWILMSDDLSDLIHTNIYLVETFDEIERYSGYLDGIERMLEISEKRMVA from the coding sequence ATGATTGGAAAGAACATAAAATCCTTACGTAAAACACATGACTTAACACAACCCGAATTTGCCCGGATTGTAGGTATTTCTCGAAATAGTCTGAGTCGTTATGAAAATGGAACGAGTTCAGTCTCTACCGAATTAATAGACATCATTTGTCAGAAGTTTAATGTATCTTATGTCGATATTGTAGGAGAAGACAAAATGCTCAATCCTGTTGAAGATTATGAATTGACTTTAAAAATTGAAATTGTGAAAGAAAGAGGTGCTAATCTATTATCACGACTCTATCGTTATCAAGATAGTCAGGGAATTTGCATTGATGATGAATCTAATCCTTGGATTTTAATGAGTGATGATCTATCTGACTTGATTCATACGAATATCTATTTAGTAGAAACTTTTGATGAAATAGAGAGATATAGCGGCTATTTGGATGGAATTGAACGTATGTTAGAGATATCTGAAAAACGGATGGTAGCCTAG
- a CDS encoding SIR2 family protein, with protein MNFTDYKSEIANIVDKLRKNQIAVFCGAGATYDFTGKSWKDLFESEFEINDKEEPNFYKFAQFYELHMSRSYLETNISNAFSKKVTTTNYSKHIKALLQLPITEFWTTNFDTVIESMIENETQLIPSVIYNSENLVKINENKKYKVFKMNGSLTDTKSMVITENDYNKYLVEQQVLFEQLKRELILNSFIFIGYSFSDNLVLNCLSEIKRSLPHLNNFHYRVAVKDTEHPEFEKIEKRYFENSYNIKTIYVDDFNEIDDFLHHLHQLYKEKNIFISGSFRDFSTEEENYANKLCKALVEKLLDNGYNIYSGDGKRLGSYIISNSARKLMGLSEQYIHNKLTIMPYIDHTFKHKPAKDEERVSLIEKMISNCSTSIFLYGQSEEGTHSEGVLTEFQVSQDNGLNVIPLVSTGFSAEKIFTTLKENNLPYYLERYENKLNSNDIEDITSTVIEILKEINRKP; from the coding sequence ATGAACTTTACTGACTATAAAAGTGAAATAGCTAATATTGTGGATAAATTAAGAAAAAATCAAATAGCTGTATTTTGTGGAGCAGGAGCCACATATGATTTCACAGGTAAATCGTGGAAAGATTTATTCGAATCAGAATTTGAAATTAACGATAAAGAAGAACCAAATTTTTATAAGTTTGCCCAGTTTTACGAACTCCATATGAGTAGATCTTATTTAGAAACCAATATTTCAAACGCCTTCTCCAAAAAAGTTACAACAACAAATTATTCAAAACATATTAAAGCATTACTGCAATTACCAATAACTGAATTTTGGACTACCAATTTTGATACCGTCATCGAATCTATGATTGAAAACGAGACACAGTTGATTCCGTCAGTTATCTACAATAGTGAAAATTTAGTAAAAATAAATGAAAATAAAAAATACAAAGTCTTTAAAATGAATGGATCTTTGACAGATACAAAATCCATGGTTATTACAGAAAATGACTATAATAAGTATTTAGTTGAGCAACAAGTATTATTTGAACAGCTAAAACGTGAACTAATACTAAATTCGTTTATTTTTATAGGTTATAGCTTTTCTGATAACTTAGTATTGAATTGTTTATCTGAGATAAAAAGAAGTCTTCCACATTTGAATAATTTCCATTATCGTGTAGCTGTTAAAGATACTGAACATCCTGAATTTGAGAAAATTGAAAAGAGATATTTTGAAAACAGTTATAATATAAAGACTATATATGTAGATGATTTCAATGAAATTGATGATTTTCTACACCATTTACATCAGCTTTATAAAGAAAAAAATATTTTTATTTCAGGATCTTTTAGAGATTTTTCTACTGAAGAAGAAAATTATGCTAATAAGCTTTGCAAGGCGCTTGTTGAGAAACTACTTGATAATGGTTATAATATTTATAGTGGAGATGGTAAGAGATTAGGTTCCTATATTATTTCCAATTCTGCAAGAAAATTAATGGGATTGAGCGAACAATATATTCATAACAAACTTACCATTATGCCATACATTGATCACACATTTAAACATAAACCTGCTAAAGACGAGGAAAGAGTATCCCTTATTGAAAAAATGATATCTAATTGTTCAACTAGTATATTTTTATATGGTCAATCTGAAGAGGGAACTCATAGTGAAGGTGTGCTTACAGAATTTCAAGTTTCGCAAGATAATGGACTCAATGTGATTCCATTAGTATCAACAGGTTTCTCAGCTGAAAAAATTTTTACTACTTTAAAGGAAAATAATCTCCCCTATTATTTGGAACGATATGAGAATAAACTAAATAGTAATGATATAGAAGACATTACTTCTACTGTTATTGAGATTCTTAAAGAAATAAATAGAAAACCCTAA
- the cbpJ gene encoding choline-binding protein CbpJ, with translation MKLLKKTMQVGLTAFFFGLLATNTVFADTTGGQFVDKDNRKYYVKDDHKAIYWHKIDGKTYYFGDKGKMVVGWQYLEIPGTGYRDNLLDNQPVNEIGLQHKWYYFGQDGVLQEFVGWKALEIKTKDSVGKEYGEKREDSEDKEEKRYYTNYYFNQNHSLETGWLYDQSNWYYLAKTEVNGENYIGGERRTGWINDGSAWYYLDTTTAAMQTGWQYLGNNWYYLRSSGAMATGWVKDGSTWYYLDAQNGDMKTGWAYVSNSWYYLRSSGAMSTGWVKDGSTWYYLNASNGDMKTGWFQVNGKWYYSYGSGALAVNTTVGGYYVNYNGEWVK, from the coding sequence ATGAAACTTTTGAAAAAAACTATGCAAGTTGGACTAACAGCATTTTTCTTTGGTTTGCTAGCTACAAATACTGTATTTGCGGATACCACAGGTGGCCAATTTGTTGATAAGGATAATAGAAAATATTATGTAAAAGATGATCATAAAGCAATCTATTGGCATAAAATAGACGGTAAAACTTACTATTTTGGTGATAAAGGAAAAATGGTAGTTGGATGGCAATACTTAGAAATTCCTGGAACAGGTTATCGTGATAATTTATTAGATAACCAACCAGTTAATGAAATCGGCCTTCAACACAAGTGGTACTATTTTGGACAAGATGGGGTACTACAAGAATTTGTTGGCTGGAAAGCATTAGAGATTAAAACAAAAGACAGTGTTGGAAAAGAGTACGGGGAAAAACGTGAAGATTCAGAAGATAAAGAAGAGAAGCGTTATTACACGAACTATTACTTTAATCAGAATCATTCTTTAGAGACAGGTTGGCTTTATGATCAGTCTAACTGGTATTATCTAGCTAAAACAGAAGTTAATGGAGAAAACTATATTGGTGGTGAAAGACGTACAGGTTGGATAAATGATGGTTCAGCTTGGTACTATCTCGATACAACAACTGCTGCGATGCAAACAGGATGGCAATATCTAGGTAATAACTGGTACTATCTCCGTTCATCAGGTGCTATGGCAACTGGTTGGGTGAAAGATGGTTCAACTTGGTATTATCTAGATGCTCAAAATGGTGATATGAAGACCGGTTGGGCTTATGTTTCTAACAGTTGGTACTACCTTCGTTCATCAGGTGCAATGTCTACCGGTTGGGTGAAAGATGGTTCAACTTGGTACTACCTAAATGCAAGTAATGGAGATATGAAGACAGGCTGGTTCCAAGTCAATGGTAAATGGTACTATTCCTATGGTTCAGGTGCTTTAGCTGTTAATACTACAGTAGGTGGTTATTACGTAAACTACAATGGTGAATGGGTTAAGTAA
- a CDS encoding DUF5945 family protein, translated as MTKDWNFNQPLESKSENQGDSDKIAALFGNHQGGNDVNYEAAFQKRKQAPVTESNSSSKPKVTEVRTGKETDITTSYQQHLKRLIADNNSDIQSSQKKIEELHTLIDTKNKDNKKLQSIYDAISELH; from the coding sequence ATGACAAAAGATTGGAATTTTAATCAACCATTAGAAAGTAAATCAGAAAATCAAGGGGATTCAGATAAAATTGCGGCCTTATTTGGAAATCATCAAGGAGGTAATGATGTAAATTATGAAGCAGCTTTTCAAAAGCGAAAACAAGCACCTGTGACGGAATCAAATTCTAGTTCTAAACCCAAAGTTACAGAGGTTAGAACAGGAAAAGAGACAGATATCACTACAAGTTATCAGCAACATCTTAAAAGACTTATTGCGGATAACAATAGCGATATTCAAAGTAGTCAAAAGAAAATTGAAGAGCTACATACGTTGATCGACACAAAGAATAAAGATAATAAGAAATTGCAGTCCATTTATGATGCGATTTCCGAATTACACTAA
- a CDS encoding tyrosine-type recombinase/integrase, giving the protein MDYKLISTYLDYCKTHKRLSSHTIRAYKNDLIQFYNSDYDNVESYIEELTRSNMKTNTLRRKIACMKVFYNYLKYQNIIEENPFNQLRFQFRTEKVLPKTIPYDILKSIFIYLERKVIVSKTDYQKQHAERNLLIISLLLSTGIRISELCHIHLKDINLSNKTLHIIGKGKKERILFLGDQKTFNLLETYINKTRNESNDFLFPGKHSPKPLSEQSVRLILKRIVEQNSLSKTITPHMFRHSFATMLLDNDIDIRYIQQILGHSSISITQIYTHVSHSKQKEILSSFNPMSVIHSEIE; this is encoded by the coding sequence ATGGATTATAAACTTATTTCTACTTACTTAGATTATTGCAAAACTCATAAGCGTTTGAGTTCACACACGATTCGTGCTTATAAGAATGATCTTATACAATTTTATAACTCAGACTATGATAATGTCGAATCCTATATCGAAGAGTTGACACGATCTAACATGAAAACGAATACATTAAGAAGAAAAATTGCTTGTATGAAGGTGTTTTATAACTATCTAAAATACCAGAACATAATTGAAGAGAATCCCTTCAATCAATTGCGCTTTCAATTTAGAACTGAAAAAGTATTGCCTAAAACAATTCCGTATGATATTCTGAAAAGCATTTTTATATACTTAGAACGGAAAGTAATTGTATCTAAAACTGACTATCAAAAACAACACGCTGAAAGAAATCTACTAATTATTTCACTTTTACTTTCAACAGGCATCAGAATTTCTGAACTTTGCCACATTCATCTCAAAGACATTAATCTGTCCAATAAGACACTCCATATTATAGGAAAAGGTAAGAAAGAACGTATCCTATTTTTAGGAGATCAAAAAACATTCAATTTATTAGAAACATATATAAATAAAACAAGAAATGAATCCAATGATTTCTTGTTCCCAGGGAAACATTCGCCTAAACCATTGTCAGAGCAAAGTGTACGTTTAATTTTAAAGAGAATCGTTGAACAAAATAGCTTATCTAAAACTATTACACCACATATGTTTAGACATAGCTTTGCAACAATGCTTCTAGATAATGATATAGATATTCGATATATTCAACAAATTCTTGGACACAGTTCTATATCAATCACACAAATCTATACTCACGTATCTCATTCAAAACAAAAAGAAATACTTAGTTCTTTCAATCCTATGTCAGTGATTCATTCTGAAATCGAGTAA